In a single window of the Ornithorhynchus anatinus isolate Pmale09 unplaced genomic scaffold, mOrnAna1.pri.v4 scaffold_224_arrow_ctg1, whole genome shotgun sequence genome:
- the ORNANAV1R3070 gene encoding vomeronasal 1 receptor ornAnaV1R3070 isoform X1, with the protein MDTRKISTVTLILIEMGTGVSGNVFLLLVSVRTVSTNHKPSSSERNLIHLALANILMLLTRGIPETMAAGGWRNFLDVVGCKILFYFHRVACALSLCTTCLLSIFQAITISSGTSRWAAVKSKLHKCIIPSCLLSWVVNLLVNVTGLIYISGPLNTTRNTVLPNYCSSVSVTAGITLVNAIVLSLRDLFFVGTMSVASSYMVFILHRHHRQVRHLHGLGRSPKEMPEVRTAKRVIALVTLYVLLSGRDAATLSSLLKGRENSPELVSSHLVLTFTFLAFSLFLLIHSNQRMRMFRKRKSPISNADGIPSPRDGMFSPPVTP; encoded by the coding sequence ATGGATACCAGAAAAATCTCAACTGTGACCCTGATTCTGATAGAGATGGGCACTGGAGTCTCAGGAAATGTGTTTCTCCTCCTGGTATCTGTCCGTACGGTTTCCACCAACCACAAGCCCAGCTCCTCAGAACGGAACCTCATCCACTTAGCTTTGGCCAACATCCTGATGCTCCTCACCAGGGGAATCCCCGAGACCATGGCAGCTGGGGGGTGGAGAAATTTCTTGGATGTTGTAGGGTGTAAAATCCTCTTTTATTTTCACCGAGTggcttgtgctctctctctttgtaccacctgcctcctgagcatcttccaggccatcaccatcagctcCGGCACCTCCAGGTGGGCAGCAGTCAAATCCAAATTGCACAAGTGCatcatcccctcctgcctcctctcctgggtcGTCAATCTCCTGGTCAATGTCACAGGACTCATATACATTTCAGGGCCGCTGAACACCACCAGAAATACAGTACTTCCGAATTACTGTTCTTCTGTCAGTGTCACTGCAGGAATCACCTTGGTCAATGCAATTGTGCTTTCTCTGCGGGATCTCTTCTTTGTGGGAACCATGAGTGTGGCCAGCAGCTACATGGTGTTCATCCTGCAtagacaccaccggcaggtccgcCACCTCCATGGGCTGGGACGGTCCCCCAAGGAGATGCCCGAGGTCAGAACGGCCAAGAGGGTCATCGCCCTCGTCACCCTCTATGTCCTcctctctgggagagatgcagccACGCTAAGCAGTTTGCTCAAGGGGAGAGAAAATTCTCCTGAGTTGGTCAGCAGCCACTTGGTTTTGACTTTCACCTTCTTGGCCTTCAGTCTGTTCCTATTGATTCACAGTAACCAGAGGATGAGAATGTTCCGAAAGAGGAAATCTCCCATTTCCAATGCTGATGGCATCCCAAGTCCCAGAGATGGCATGTTCTCCCCTCCGGTCACTCCATGA